In Oryza sativa Japonica Group chromosome 3, ASM3414082v1, one DNA window encodes the following:
- the LOC4331867 gene encoding tryptamine benzoyltransferase 1-like, giving the protein MKITSTAMLAPVYGTPHPLAGAEVQLTVFDRAAFDLYVPSVLAYRAPAPSNEAIKEGLLRAVAAYPHLAGRLAVDHHGRRFLHVNDQGVLVVEATVDGADLDDVLANSGRAMATDVADLYPALPEDNVGAALLQVKLVRYRCGGLVVGSICHHHTADGHSMSAFFTAWATAVREGEGFTAPTPFLDRAATAVPRTPPVPAFDHRSIEFDGGEAAAAGGGRSSYAAVSLDKIKDLTVHFTAEFVGELKARAGGRCSTFQCLLAHVWKKITAARDLSPEEFTQVRVAVNCRGRANPPVPMDFFGNMVLWAFPRMRARELLRATYGAVVGAIRDAVARVDGEYIQSFVDFGGAAAAGGGGGGDLVATAAAAGTMLCPDLEVDSWLGFRFHQMDLGTGSPAAFLPPDLPVEGLMVFVPSRAAKGGVDVFMAVAEHHVEAFERIIYSLEEGHGHHVGPCHL; this is encoded by the coding sequence ATGAAGATTACAAGCACGGCGATGCTGGCGCCGGTGTACGGCACGCCGCacccgctcgccggcgcggaGGTCCAGCTCACCGTGTTCGACCGGGCGGCGTTCGACCTGTACGTACCCAGCGTGCTCGCGTaccgggcgccggcgccgtcgaacGAGGCGATCAAGGAGGGCCTCCTCAGGGCCGTCGCGGCGTACCCTcacctcgccggccgcctcgccgtcgaccaccacggccgccgcttcctccacgTGAACGACCAGGGCGTGCTCGTCGTCGAGGCCACCGTCGACGGCGCCGACCTAGACGACGTGCTCGCCAACAGCGGCCGCGCCATGGCCACCGACGTCGCCGACCTCTACCCCGCGTTGCCGGAGGACAACGTCGGCGCCGCGCTGCTGCAGGTGAAGCTCGTCCGGTACAGGTgcggcggcctcgtcgtcggCAGCATCTGCCACCACCACACCGCCGACGGCCACTCCATGAGCGCCTTCTTCACCGCGTGGGCGACCGCGGTGCGCGAGGGGGAGGGCTTCACCGCGCCGACGCCTTTCCTCGACCGCGCCGCCACGGCCGTGCCCCGCACCCCGCCGGTGCCGGCGTTCGACCACCGTTCCATCGAGTTCGACGGaggagaagccgccgccgccggtggcggcagGTCGTCCTACGCCGCCGTGTCCCTGGACAAGATCAAGGACCTGACCGTGCACTTCACGGCGGAGTTCGTCGGCGAGCTCAAggcccgcgccggcggccggtgcAGCACGTTCCAGTGCCTGCTCGCGCACGTGTGGAAGAAGATCACGGCGGCGAGGGACCTGAGCCCGGAGGAGTTCACGCAGGTGAGGGTGGCGGTGAACTGCCGGGGCAGAGCCAACCCGCCCGTGCCCATGGACTTCTTCGGCAACATGGTGCTCTGGGCGTTCCCGAGGATGCGGGCGCGCGAGCTCCTCCGCGCCACCTACGGCGCCGTCGTGGGCGCCATCCGCGACGCCGTGGCGAGGGTCGACGGCGAGTACATCCAGTCGTTCGTCGActtcggcggcgcggcggcggcgggcggcggcggcggcggggatctcgtggcgacggcggcggcggcgggcacgatGTTGTGCCCGGACCTGGAGGTGGATAGCTGGCTCGGGTTCAGGTTCCACCAGATGGACCTCGGcaccggctcgccggcggcgttcCTGCCGCCGGACCTGCCCGTGGAGGGGCTGATGGTGTTCGTCCCGTCGCGCGCGGCGAAGGGCGGCGTCGACGTGTTCATGGCCGTGGCGGAGCACCACGTCGAGGCGTTCGAGCGCATCATCTACTCCTTGGAGGAAGGACATGGGCATCATGTCGGCCCGTGTCACCTCTAG
- the LOC4331869 gene encoding uroporphyrinogen-III synthase, chloroplastic: protein MALSSSSHLLPFSRPPATFPRARHAGGGRGRAGATGRFIACSSPPPPDVVVTRERGKNAKLIAALEKHNVQSLELPLIKHVEGPDTDRLSAVLRDEKFDWITITSPEAAAVFLEGWKAAGNPKVRIAVVGAGTERVFDEVIQYNDGSLEVAFSPSKAMGKFLASELPRTTETTCKVLYPASAKAGHEIQNGLSNRGFEVTRLNTYTTVSVQDVDPLILKPALSAPVVAVASPSALRAWLNLASQVDNWGNAIACIGETTASAAKKFGLKSIYYPTTPGLDGWVESILEALRAHGQSKEAPGC, encoded by the exons ATGGCCTTGTCCTCCTCTTcgcacctcctccccttctcccggCCTCCCGCGACCTTCCCACGAGCacgccacgccggcggcgggaggggccgAGCCGGCGCCACGGGGAGGTTCATAGCGTGCTCCTCGCCCCCTCCTCCCGACGTCGTGGTCACCCGCGAGCGCGGGAAGAACGCCAAGCTCATCGCCGCGCTG GAAAAACATAATGTACAAAGTCTTGAGCTTCCTCTTATTAAACATGTTGAAGGGCCAGATACAGATAGGCTTTCTGCTGTCCTGCGCG ATGAAAAGTTTGACTGGATCACTATAACATCTCCTGAGGCAGCTGCTGTGTTCCTTGAGGGATGGAA GGCTGCTGGAAATCCTAAGGTACGAATAGCGGTTGTTGGAGCAGGTACTGAAAGAGTTTTTGACGAAGTAATTCAATACAATGATGGATCCCTTGAGGTTGCATTTTCTCCTTCTAAAG CTATGGGTAAATTTTTGGCCTCAGAGCTTCCAAGGACCACTGAAACTACTTGTAAAGTGTTATATCCTGCATCTGCAAAGGCTGGCCATGAAATCC AGAATGGGCTATCAAATCGAGGATTTGAGGTGACAAGACTGAACACATATACAAct GTATCTGTACAGGATGTCGATCCGCTAATATTAAAGCCTGCTCTTTCAGCTCCAGTTGTTGCAGTAGCTTCTCCTTCTGCTCTCCG AGCTTGGCTAAATCTTGCTTCACAAGTTGACAACTGGGGCAACGCCATTGCCTGCATAGGCGAGACGACTGCCTCAGCAGCTAAGAAATTTGGCCTGAAGAGCATATATTATCCTACCACCCCGGGACTTGACGG GTGGGTTGAAAGCATCCTTGAAGCGCTCAGAGCCCATGGGCAATCGAAAGAG GCCCCAGGGTGTTGA
- the LOC4331869 gene encoding uroporphyrinogen-III synthase, chloroplastic isoform X1: MSSTGRSLEFREKHNVQSLELPLIKHVEGPDTDRLSAVLRDEKFDWITITSPEAAAVFLEGWKAAGNPKVRIAVVGAGTERVFDEVIQYNDGSLEVAFSPSKAMGKFLASELPRTTETTCKVLYPASAKAGHEIQNGLSNRGFEVTRLNTYTTVSVQDVDPLILKPALSAPVVAVASPSALRAWLNLASQVDNWGNAIACIGETTASAAKKFGLKSIYYPTTPGLDGWVESILEALRAHGQSKEAPGC; encoded by the exons ATGTCTTCAACTGGTCGGAGCTTGGAGTTTAGA GAAAAACATAATGTACAAAGTCTTGAGCTTCCTCTTATTAAACATGTTGAAGGGCCAGATACAGATAGGCTTTCTGCTGTCCTGCGCG ATGAAAAGTTTGACTGGATCACTATAACATCTCCTGAGGCAGCTGCTGTGTTCCTTGAGGGATGGAA GGCTGCTGGAAATCCTAAGGTACGAATAGCGGTTGTTGGAGCAGGTACTGAAAGAGTTTTTGACGAAGTAATTCAATACAATGATGGATCCCTTGAGGTTGCATTTTCTCCTTCTAAAG CTATGGGTAAATTTTTGGCCTCAGAGCTTCCAAGGACCACTGAAACTACTTGTAAAGTGTTATATCCTGCATCTGCAAAGGCTGGCCATGAAATCC AGAATGGGCTATCAAATCGAGGATTTGAGGTGACAAGACTGAACACATATACAAct GTATCTGTACAGGATGTCGATCCGCTAATATTAAAGCCTGCTCTTTCAGCTCCAGTTGTTGCAGTAGCTTCTCCTTCTGCTCTCCG AGCTTGGCTAAATCTTGCTTCACAAGTTGACAACTGGGGCAACGCCATTGCCTGCATAGGCGAGACGACTGCCTCAGCAGCTAAGAAATTTGGCCTGAAGAGCATATATTATCCTACCACCCCGGGACTTGACGG GTGGGTTGAAAGCATCCTTGAAGCGCTCAGAGCCCATGGGCAATCGAAAGAG GCCCCAGGGTGTTGA